From one Gadus morhua chromosome 8, gadMor3.0, whole genome shotgun sequence genomic stretch:
- the rnf2 gene encoding E3 ubiquitin-protein ligase RING2 isoform X1, whose product MRPAILLSLLEKLLLRRVAVMTQTVQTNGVQPLSKTWELSLYELQRTPQEAITDGLEIAVSPRSLHSELMCPICLDMLKNTMTTKECLHRFCADCIITALRSGNKECPTCRKKLVSKRSLRPDPNFDALISKIYPSRDEYEAHQERVLARISKHNNQQALSHSIEEGLKIQAMTRLQRGKKHTVENGSGAEDNGDSSHCSNASVHSNQEAGPSIKRTKTSDDSGLDMENATENGGGDSVIDGGASEIELVFRPHPTLMEKDDAHNSVEFVPRYIKTSGNATVDHLSKYLAVRLALEELRRNAEASPVNVEAASEKQYTIYIPSAASTFTVLNGSFSLELVSEKYWKVNKPMELYFAPTKEHK is encoded by the exons ATGAGACCCGCCATATTGCTGTCGCTGCTCGAGAAGCTGCTGCTCCGTCG TGTTGCCGTGATGACCCAGACCGTTCAGACCAACGGGGTCCAGCCCCTCAGCAAGACCTGGGAGCTGAGCCTGTACGAGCTGCAGAGGACcccgcag GAGGCGATAACGGACGGGCTGGAGATCGCTGTGTCTCCGCGGTCGCTGCACAGTGAGCTCATGTGTCCCATCTGTCTGGACATGCTGAAGAACACAATGACCACCAAGGAGTGTCTCCACCGCTTCTGCGCCGACTGCATCATCACGGCCCTCAGATCTGG TAACAAGGAGTGTCCGACATGTCGTAAGAAGCTGGTGTCCAAGAGGTCTCTGCGTCCAGACCCAAACTTCGACGCTCTCATCA GTAAGATCTACCCCAGCCGAGATGAGTATGAAGCCCACCAGGAGAGGGTTCTTGCCCGGATCAGCAAACACAACAACCAGCAGGCACTGTCCCACAGTATAGAGGAGGGGCTGAAGATACAGGCTATGACCAG ACTGCAGCGTGGTAAGAAGCACACGGTGGAGAACGGAAGTGGAGCCGAAGACAACGGAGACTCCTCCCACTGTAGCAACGCCTCTGTCCATAGCAACCAG GAGGCGGGGCCAAGCATCAAGCGCACCAAGACCAGCGACGACAGCGGGCTGGACATGGAGAACGCCACGGAGAACGGGGGCGGGGACTCGGTGATTGACGGCGGCGCCAGTGAGATAGAGCTGGTCTTTAGGCCACACCCCACTCTGATGGAGAAGGACGACGCCCACAACAG tGTGGAGTTCGTCCCTCGCTACATCAAGACGTCGGGAAACGCCACGGTGGACCACCTCTCCAAGTACCTGGCGGTGCGCCTCGCCCTGGAGGAGCTGCGGAGGAACGCCGAGGCCAGCCCCGTCAACGTGGAGGCCGCCTCCGAGAAGCAGTACACCATCTACATCCCCAGCGCCGCCTCCACTTTCACT GTGCTGAACGGGTCCTTCTCCCTGGAGCTGGTCAGTGAGAAGTACTGGAAGGTCAACAAGCCCATGGAACTGTACTTCGCCCCCACGAAAGAACACaagtag
- the rnf2 gene encoding E3 ubiquitin-protein ligase RING2 isoform X2, producing the protein MRPAILLSLLEKLLLRRVAVMTQTVQTNGVQPLSKTWELSLYELQRTPQEAITDGLEIAVSPRSLHSELMCPICLDMLKNTMTTKECLHRFCADCIITALRSGNKECPTCRKKLVSKRSLRPDPNFDALISKIYPSRDEYEAHQERVLARISKHNNQQALSHSIEEGLKIQAMTRLQRGKKHTVENGSGAEDNGDSSHCSNASVHSNQAGPSIKRTKTSDDSGLDMENATENGGGDSVIDGGASEIELVFRPHPTLMEKDDAHNSVEFVPRYIKTSGNATVDHLSKYLAVRLALEELRRNAEASPVNVEAASEKQYTIYIPSAASTFTVLNGSFSLELVSEKYWKVNKPMELYFAPTKEHK; encoded by the exons ATGAGACCCGCCATATTGCTGTCGCTGCTCGAGAAGCTGCTGCTCCGTCG TGTTGCCGTGATGACCCAGACCGTTCAGACCAACGGGGTCCAGCCCCTCAGCAAGACCTGGGAGCTGAGCCTGTACGAGCTGCAGAGGACcccgcag GAGGCGATAACGGACGGGCTGGAGATCGCTGTGTCTCCGCGGTCGCTGCACAGTGAGCTCATGTGTCCCATCTGTCTGGACATGCTGAAGAACACAATGACCACCAAGGAGTGTCTCCACCGCTTCTGCGCCGACTGCATCATCACGGCCCTCAGATCTGG TAACAAGGAGTGTCCGACATGTCGTAAGAAGCTGGTGTCCAAGAGGTCTCTGCGTCCAGACCCAAACTTCGACGCTCTCATCA GTAAGATCTACCCCAGCCGAGATGAGTATGAAGCCCACCAGGAGAGGGTTCTTGCCCGGATCAGCAAACACAACAACCAGCAGGCACTGTCCCACAGTATAGAGGAGGGGCTGAAGATACAGGCTATGACCAG ACTGCAGCGTGGTAAGAAGCACACGGTGGAGAACGGAAGTGGAGCCGAAGACAACGGAGACTCCTCCCACTGTAGCAACGCCTCTGTCCATAGCAACCAG GCGGGGCCAAGCATCAAGCGCACCAAGACCAGCGACGACAGCGGGCTGGACATGGAGAACGCCACGGAGAACGGGGGCGGGGACTCGGTGATTGACGGCGGCGCCAGTGAGATAGAGCTGGTCTTTAGGCCACACCCCACTCTGATGGAGAAGGACGACGCCCACAACAG tGTGGAGTTCGTCCCTCGCTACATCAAGACGTCGGGAAACGCCACGGTGGACCACCTCTCCAAGTACCTGGCGGTGCGCCTCGCCCTGGAGGAGCTGCGGAGGAACGCCGAGGCCAGCCCCGTCAACGTGGAGGCCGCCTCCGAGAAGCAGTACACCATCTACATCCCCAGCGCCGCCTCCACTTTCACT GTGCTGAACGGGTCCTTCTCCCTGGAGCTGGTCAGTGAGAAGTACTGGAAGGTCAACAAGCCCATGGAACTGTACTTCGCCCCCACGAAAGAACACaagtag
- the si:dkey-29d8.3 gene encoding uncharacterized protein si:dkey-29d8.3: MSLEVCSRVAAIGLSVVSFLTTLVVNGLAGAGRGPFGSSTGNVSSRYETDVTPAGWTFSIWGLIYTWLCLALIYISSYLFRGAWALCVLPYGFYVCWLVNMLLNISWLLLWDREAMVAALVVLVMLTLSSYGALFFCCYATDNYGLWLQTHQPKDLACLRILVQNGLALYATWTSVATLINLAVVLQLGGVAQTTAGTVALCLLLVQLLAWFFLENVFLDRWVRPLQTVYPVVVLALSGAVSRHHQPLHPTANSVFQVVLLVLSCVLLVARVVMVICRTRKQPLLGSGQNPIRSPCDGGKRKLLN; encoded by the exons ATGTCTCTGGAGGTCTGCTCCCGGGTTGCCGCCATCGGGCTGTCCGTCGTGTCTTTCCTCACAACTTTAGTCGTCAACGGCTTGGCTGGGGCGGGGCGAG GTCCGTTTGGCTCCAGCACCGGTAACGTCTCGTCCCGCTATGAGACGGACGTGACTCCGGCCGGCTGGACCTTCTCCATCTGGGGCCTCATCTACACCTGGCTCTGCCTCGCCCTGATCTACATCTCCTCCTACCTGTTcagagg tgcgtgggccctgtgtgtgttacccTACGGTTTCTACGTCTGCTGGCTGGTCAACATGCTGCTGAACATTAGCTGGCTGCTGCTGTGGGACCGAGA GGCGATGGTGGCGGCGCTGGTCGTCTTGGTGATGCTCACTCTGTCCAGCTACGGCGCCTTGTTCTTCTGTTGCTACGCTACTGATAATTATGGTCTGTGGCTGCAGACCCACCAGCCAAAAGACCTGGCCTGCCTGCGCATACTG GTTCAGAACGGCCTGGCCCTCTACGCCACCTGGACGTCCGTGGCCACGCTGATAAACCTAGCGGTGGTCCTCCAGCTGGGGGGCGTTGCCCAGACCACAGCCGGGACCGTCGCCCTCTGCCTGCTATTGGTCCAGCTCCTCGCCTG GTTCTTCCTGGAGAACGTGTTCCTGGACCGCTGGGTGCGCCCGCTGCAGACGGTGTACCCGGTGGTGGTCCTGGCCCTGTCTGGGGCCGTCAGCCGGCACCACCAGCCGCTACACCCCACCGCCAACTCTGTTTTCCAGG TGGTGCTGCTGGTCCTCTCGTGTGTTCTACTGGTGGCCCGAGTCGTCATGGTGATCTGCAGAACCAGGAAGCAGCCTCTTCTGGGTTCAGGCCAGAATCCAATCAGATCCCCTTGTGATGGTGGCAAGAGGAAACTCCTTAACTAA